The genomic interval ATGGCGATCCGCTCGTCGCGGTGGAGTTTGCGCCTCTGTGCCTCCTGGGCCAACAGGCGCTCTGCCACCATTTGCGCGTACTGCTCGCGCACCGCCTGGCTCCCCTTGCTCGTCGGATGGAACTGTGGGCGGAAGAGGAATTCCCGCGCGAACTCGGCCACCGAAATCTCGTCCCCATTGACCTCCGCGATGGTGGTCTCCGGCAGAGGGCGTTTCCCACACTGGCCGGCCAGCCACAAGCAGATGAGCGCGCCGACAAGAAGCCGAGCCGCCCGCCCACAGGTCAACCTGCTCACAGCCACTTCAGCCATACGCACCACTCAAGGACAAAAGGGGCCAGAGCTGGCCCCACGAGGAGCAAAAGCATCGCGCCGGACGTGAACAACATTGCCAGAACCGCTGGCGACCATCTCCTCTGCGGCGTGTCCAGAAGATGCCACGGCTTACAGGAAAGTACCCTCTGTTTTCCCACCGCATGCCCCTTCACATGCTGGCGAGCTTCTCGGTCGTTTCGCGGATGATGCGCGCCGAGGCACGCTCCAGGCAGCGGGTAAGGGCCTGCACCACACCGGCGGGCGAGCGCTCTGCTACCGCCTCCCGCTCGTCGACCTGCCAGCCGTGCACCAGCTCCAGCCCCTTGGCCCGCCGCAGCTCGCACTGCAGCTCCAGGCAGGAGAACCAGGCCTGCCCTTCGTCCCGCTCCTCCATCCGCTCGACGCGCACGCTCAGGAGATAGTCAACCGCGCCATGCCCAGGAAAAGGGACGACGTCCCGGAACCGCTGCGAGTGCGCCAAATCGCGGAGGAGGCACCTGCGCACCAATTGCGCCGGGCTCTCCACCCAGCGGTGGTAGTGGTAGAACTCCACCTCGTGGCGCGAGCGGCGAAAGACCAGCCGCTCCTGGTCGTAGGGCGGCACCACCTCCACGCTTGCCACCCCTATGATCACCGGCAGAGTCTGGCCAGGCACGGAGGCACGCTCATAATCGAAAAGATAGTAGTGGGTCTGCGGCACGTGTCCGCACCCCAGCACGCTTGCCAAGAGCACCCCGGCCACCACTGCAGTCCGCATCATAGCCAACCTCGTTCTGGTCAGTCAGGCAGTTCGCGATCCTTCGGCCCCGAGGCGCGCAGGATGGACCACGGCCTCTCCCGCAGCGTTCGCGAGAGCTCCTCCAAGTTAGCCGCCGTGGCTCGCAGGTCCGTCAGCATCTGCACGTACTCCGCCCCGTTGGCGATGAGCAGTTCATCCAGATGCGAGCTGGCCGCCTCAAGGCTTGCCAGTGTCGCCATGCTCTGCGCCAGCACCTGCGGCAGTTGCACCACTGCCTGGCGAACGGCCTGTTCGTTATCCGTGATGGTCTCGTTCCAGGAAGCGGCTGCCTGTTGCAGTTGCTCCGCAACGCCGTTCAGCCTCGCCAATAGCCTCGGCAGCTCCCCCTCCTGCGGACCGAGCAGGGCATTGGCGTTCTGCAGCAACGAGGCAACGGCTTGTTGGTTCTGCTCCCCGAGCAACCGGTTGAGTCTGGCCACGAGCTCATTGAGCCGGTCGCTCACCGAGGCCAGACTGCCGGACATCTGCGCAAAAGCAGTGACCTCGACGCTCTTGAGGGTGCTGCCACTCGGGAGCAGAGGCGCATCCGGCGAACCTAAGGTGATTTCCACGTAAAATGCACCCATGAGCCCGATGGTGGTGATGAACGCCTCCGAGTCGACTCTTATTGGCGCATCGCCGCGCACCTCCAGCACCACTTCCACCCGGGAGTCGCCGTCCGCAGGGATGCGCAGGTCAGTCACCCGCCCGACCTCCATGCCGCCGACGCGCACCAGCGAGCCCCGCGTGATGCCACCCACGTACCGAAAGCGCGCCAGGTAGCGATGCGTATCCCGCTTAAAGTCTAGGCCGCTGATGGCGATGATGAACGTCAGCAGGATCAGCACACTCACGATGACGAAAAGGCCGGCCTTCACTTCGCTGCGGCGGTAGGTCATTCCATCTCTCCTGGTTCTTCGGTCAGGGCACGAAGGTACGCCTTGGGGTCAAGCTCCTCTTCATCGGCCTCCCGGTTGAGGAACTGCTGCACCCGGCGATGCGGGCTGGCGCGCAGCTCTTCCGGCGTGCCCACAGCAATAACCCGCCCCCCATCGATCATCGCGATGCGATCGGCAATGGTGAAAATGGAGGCCAACTCGTGGGTAACCACCACCATGGTCATCTTGAAGGCCCGTTTTAGGCGCAGCAGAAGCTTGTCGATGCCCATGGCCACCACCGGGTCCAAGCCTGCCGACGGCTCGTCGCAGAAGAGGTACTCAGGGTCCATGGCGATGGCGCGCGCCAAGGCGGCACGCTTCTTCATGCCCCCGGAGAGCTGCGCCGGCCAAAAGTGCTCGAAGCCGGCCAGCCCCACGGCGTCCAACTTCATGCGCGTCATGATGCGGATGGTCGACTCCTCCAGGCGGGTGTGTTCGCGCAACGGCAGGGCAACGTTGTCGCCGATGCTCATGGAATTGAACAACGCCCCGCTCTGAAATAGGACTCCCATCTTCCTGAGGAGCTCGTTTCTGGTCTTGTCGTCCGCGCTGGTGATATCGATGCCATCGATGTACACGTGGCCGCTGGCCGGCTGCTCCAGGCCAACCATGTGGCGCAGCAAGGTGCTCTTGCCGCACCCGGAGCGACCGACAATGACCATGGTCTCGCCCTTGCGCACTTCCAAATTGATGTGGTCCAGAATGACGCGGCTATCGTAGCGCGCCACCAAGTCGCAGACCTGTATTGCCACCTCTGCCACAGTCGCCAACCGTCACAGTGTGGAATAGAACAAGGCGGTGAATGCCAAGTCGGCCAGGATGATCAAGAAGATCGAGCTTACCACCGAGGTCGTGGTGGCTCGCCCCACCCCTTCGGCGCCTCCGCTCACTCTCAGGCCCTGGTAGCTACCCACCTGGGCGATGATCAGGCCGAAGAAGAAACTCTTCCCCAGGCCGGTGAGCAGGTCCTTCATGACTAGGGCGTCGGCGGTCTCTTTGAGGTATTGCACGGCGGAGAGTTTGAGCGCGGCCACTGCGATGCCCAGGCCGCCGGCAATCCCCACCGCATCCGCTATCAGCGTCAGGCAAGGGAGGGCCACCATGAGGGCTAAGGTACGGGGTACCACCAGCAGCTGAATTGGATCGATGCCCATGGTGCGCAGCGCGTCGATCTCCTCCGACACCTTCATGGTGCCGAGTTCCGCAGCGATCGCCGAGCCACTGCGTCCGGTGACGATGATGGCGGTGAGCATGGGACCCATTTCCCTGGTCATGGAGACCGCCAGTAGGTCGGCCACGTAGATGGTCGCCCCAAACGGCTCTAATTGATACGCGGCCTGCATGGCGAGAATCAGCCCCACCAGAAAGCACATCACCGCCACGATGGGCACGGAATCGGCGCCGGTGCGCACGAACTGCTCGGTGGTGTGGCGCAGCCGCACCCTTCCCAGGAGCATGTGGGCGCAGGTGCGCCCGCAGAGGAGAGCCATGCTTCCCGCATGGCCGGCCATCTGCAAGCTGACTCGCCCGACACTACCGCATGTCGACTTGAGCACGTCCATCGCCGCCTGGTCTGAGGCTCGCCAAGGCCTGAGCCACATTATCATGAATCTCAAAGACATCCACCAACCGGGTCAGCTCAAACACCTCCAGCACCTCCTCGCGCGGTGCGGCAAGTTTGAATTTCCCCTGGTGGGCGCCGGTCATCTGCAGTCCTTCGATCAGAGTCGCCAAGCCAGAACTGTCCATGTAGCTCACTCTGGCAAGATCCACGATGATCACCGGAGACCTCTTCTTGGCCAACGAAAGGAGTGCCTTGCGCACCTCCGGCGAAGAAAAGAGGTCCACCTCGCCGGCTATCTCCACAATGTCCGCCCCACCCTCCTGCCTAACTCTTACTTCCACCACTCCGCTCCTCAATGTCGCGTTTCAGTTTCACCAATAGCAAGTGATTGCCCTGCACAGGGTCGTTGCTGTACTCCACGGTGTCCATGACGGTTCTGATCAGATGCAGCCCAAAGCCCCCAGGCCTCACTCGGTCTGTGGCTGGCGCCTGCAGCCTTTGCAGGTCCGCCTTTTTCCCATAGTCCCGCAGGTGCACCTCCAGCCGGTCCGGGAACATGCGGCACCGAATCTCAATGGGGTGCCCGTTTTCGCCGCCGTAAGCGTGTTTGATGATGTTCGAGCACGCTTCGTCCACTGCCAGGACCACGCTGTTCTTCTC from Calditrichota bacterium carries:
- a CDS encoding ATP-binding protein, with product MGSEMSEGNVGEQRGDEVVLTIPSDPRMLKIVRAGVGHLCAIMGFANVEKNSVVLAVDEACSNIIKHAYGGENGHPIEIRCRMFPDRLEVHLRDYGKKADLQRLQAPATDRVRPGGFGLHLIRTVMDTVEYSNDPVQGNHLLLVKLKRDIEERSGGSKS
- a CDS encoding ABC transporter ATP-binding protein; translation: MAEVAIQVCDLVARYDSRVILDHINLEVRKGETMVIVGRSGCGKSTLLRHMVGLEQPASGHVYIDGIDITSADDKTRNELLRKMGVLFQSGALFNSMSIGDNVALPLREHTRLEESTIRIMTRMKLDAVGLAGFEHFWPAQLSGGMKKRAALARAIAMDPEYLFCDEPSAGLDPVVAMGIDKLLLRLKRAFKMTMVVVTHELASIFTIADRIAMIDGGRVIAVGTPEELRASPHRRVQQFLNREADEEELDPKAYLRALTEEPGEME
- a CDS encoding membrane integrity-associated transporter subunit PqiC — its product is MMRTAVVAGVLLASVLGCGHVPQTHYYLFDYERASVPGQTLPVIIGVASVEVVPPYDQERLVFRRSRHEVEFYHYHRWVESPAQLVRRCLLRDLAHSQRFRDVVPFPGHGAVDYLLSVRVERMEERDEGQAWFSCLELQCELRRAKGLELVHGWQVDEREAVAERSPAGVVQALTRCLERASARIIRETTEKLASM
- a CDS encoding ABC transporter permease, which codes for MLKSTCGSVGRVSLQMAGHAGSMALLCGRTCAHMLLGRVRLRHTTEQFVRTGADSVPIVAVMCFLVGLILAMQAAYQLEPFGATIYVADLLAVSMTREMGPMLTAIIVTGRSGSAIAAELGTMKVSEEIDALRTMGIDPIQLLVVPRTLALMVALPCLTLIADAVGIAGGLGIAVAALKLSAVQYLKETADALVMKDLLTGLGKSFFFGLIIAQVGSYQGLRVSGGAEGVGRATTTSVVSSIFLIILADLAFTALFYSTL
- a CDS encoding MCE family protein gives rise to the protein MTYRRSEVKAGLFVIVSVLILLTFIIAISGLDFKRDTHRYLARFRYVGGITRGSLVRVGGMEVGRVTDLRIPADGDSRVEVVLEVRGDAPIRVDSEAFITTIGLMGAFYVEITLGSPDAPLLPSGSTLKSVEVTAFAQMSGSLASVSDRLNELVARLNRLLGEQNQQAVASLLQNANALLGPQEGELPRLLARLNGVAEQLQQAAASWNETITDNEQAVRQAVVQLPQVLAQSMATLASLEAASSHLDELLIANGAEYVQMLTDLRATAANLEELSRTLRERPWSILRASGPKDRELPD
- a CDS encoding STAS domain-containing protein; its protein translation is MEVRVRQEGGADIVEIAGEVDLFSSPEVRKALLSLAKKRSPVIIVDLARVSYMDSSGLATLIEGLQMTGAHQGKFKLAAPREEVLEVFELTRLVDVFEIHDNVAQALASLRPGGDGRAQVDMR